Genomic segment of Candidatus Marinarcus aquaticus:
TTCACGAGGTAAAGACTCTGCCTTAGCCGTTATCTTAGTAGATAACAATATGAGTCATGACATGCTTAAAAAATTAGAAAACATTGAAGCTGCTATTTCAGTTTCATATGCAGAAATCTAGGAGAACCCATGGCAATTTCTATGAGTGAGTTAAAAAAGGGATTAAAAATTGAAATGGATGGAATCCCTTACAGAATTACAGAGTACCAACACGTAAAACCGGGGAAAGGTGCAGCGTTTGTACGATGTAAAATCAAATCATTTTTAAATGGAAAAGTGATTGAGAAAACTTTCCACGCTGGTGATAAGTGTGAAGTTCCTGATTTAAAACAACAAACCATGCAATACTTGTATGACGATGGTGAAATGCTTCAATTCATGAACACTGAAACATACGACCAAATCGGTTTAACACATGACCAAGTGGGTGATGCTGCTAAATGGATTA
This window contains:
- the efp gene encoding elongation factor P is translated as MAISMSELKKGLKIEMDGIPYRITEYQHVKPGKGAAFVRCKIKSFLNGKVIEKTFHAGDKCEVPDLKQQTMQYLYDDGEMLQFMNTETYDQIGLTHDQVGDAAKWIIDGMNVDMMFFNGEAITVEPPAVVELKIVETPPNFKGDSQGGKKPATLESGAVVQIPFHIVEGDSIKVDTKTGEYLEKVK